A section of the Estrella lausannensis genome encodes:
- the bioA gene encoding adenosylmethionine--8-amino-7-oxononanoate transaminase: MERERHCLAVRDQKTLWHPYTQMKTANLPLPVVSAKGAKIHLEDQRSLIDAISSWWVNLHGHAHPYIAEAIAKQANKLEHVLFAGFTHEPAVSYAERLLPKLPGSMTKVFYSDNGSTAVESALKMAIGHQRRRSGEKLRVLCFQNSFHGDTFGAMASSGKNLFNKPFWSYLFRSTMIAPPLPGQEEKSFSMLQNALLEDDIFAFIYEPALLGAGGMKSYCLQAMNRMLSLIRKRDITLIADEVMTGFGRLGPLFASELMDVKPDILCLSKGISGGFLPFALTACNESIYSSFLSDDLQDALLHGHSYTANPLGCAAAIASLDLLLSPSCQQRRNHIRDRHRQFLKRWIGHARIQRIEALGTILVLEYKEESPLGYFSSFKEALSSHFLDRGILVRPLGSTLYIMPPYCISDDELDQIYSAIEETMESPCALFP; this comes from the coding sequence GCCTGTCGTGAGCGCCAAAGGAGCAAAAATCCATCTGGAGGATCAACGCAGCTTAATCGATGCCATTTCCTCTTGGTGGGTAAACCTCCATGGCCACGCCCATCCCTACATCGCCGAGGCGATAGCTAAACAGGCAAACAAGCTTGAGCATGTCCTGTTTGCCGGTTTCACACATGAACCGGCAGTAAGTTATGCCGAGCGCCTGCTCCCTAAGCTTCCCGGATCCATGACAAAAGTATTCTACTCTGACAATGGCTCTACAGCTGTGGAGTCGGCACTTAAAATGGCTATCGGCCATCAGAGAAGAAGATCTGGAGAGAAGCTGCGTGTTCTCTGTTTTCAAAACAGCTTCCATGGCGACACATTCGGCGCCATGGCATCGTCCGGCAAAAACCTATTCAACAAGCCGTTTTGGAGTTATCTCTTTCGGTCCACCATGATCGCACCTCCCCTCCCCGGACAGGAGGAGAAAAGCTTCTCAATGCTCCAAAATGCCCTTTTGGAAGACGATATTTTCGCGTTCATCTATGAACCGGCGCTGCTCGGCGCAGGCGGCATGAAAAGCTACTGCCTTCAAGCGATGAACCGGATGCTATCCCTCATCCGGAAGCGGGACATCACCCTCATCGCCGATGAAGTGATGACAGGATTTGGGAGGCTAGGGCCCCTCTTCGCCTCAGAGCTGATGGATGTCAAGCCGGATATCCTCTGCCTCTCTAAAGGAATCAGCGGCGGCTTCCTCCCGTTTGCGCTGACAGCCTGCAACGAATCGATCTACAGCTCCTTTCTCTCCGATGATCTGCAGGACGCTCTTTTACATGGACACTCCTACACAGCAAATCCCTTAGGTTGCGCGGCAGCGATCGCGAGCTTGGATCTTTTGCTCTCGCCCTCTTGTCAGCAAAGAAGAAATCACATCAGGGACAGGCACAGGCAGTTTTTGAAAAGATGGATCGGACACGCCAGGATCCAAAGGATCGAGGCTCTCGGCACGATTTTAGTGCTGGAGTATAAAGAAGAGTCCCCATTGGGATACTTCAGCTCCTTTAAAGAGGCCCTCTCCTCCCATTTCCTCGACCGGGGGATTCTAGTGAGACCGCTCGGCTCCACTCTCTATATTATGCCACCTTACTGCATCAGTGATGATGAGCTCGACCAAATATATAGCGCAATAGAAGAAACGATGGAGTCGCCATGTGCTTTGTTTCCCTAA